Proteins encoded by one window of Danaus plexippus chromosome Z, MEX_DaPlex, whole genome shotgun sequence:
- the LOC116777412 gene encoding SH3 domain-containing protein Dlish, with protein MAFLCPVRIRRGKKKKSSSGDSDKELSRPGSGLSPGMGRITGSASIETLVRVGIEKEHGLSPDSKMVVLHDFAPCVDDELEVKRGQIVNVLYRENDWVYVIVTDSRREGFIPHSYCAPCDHHDLKKKLPRSRSPTDLAHRDVSQLSLSDGATNDGHSELGSEGEACPFSKDPSGRYVVLYTFTARDENDVDVERGEFVTVLNREDPDWYWIVRSDGQEGFIPSGFVYPAVVQPTQQDTTQTISSPAANSNNTTNNNTNISNDDGRYHGTELVMLYDYKAQAPDDLSVKRGEWVYADLTQQTVEGWLWAHAPKSRRSGFIPTAYARPPHTTAL; from the exons ATGGCTTTCCTTTGCCCTGTGAGAATCAGACGaggaaagaaaaagaaat CAAGTAGCGGTGATTCAGACAAAGAACTATCACGGCCAGGCTCAGGTTTGAGTCCCGGTATGGGTCGAATCACTGGTTCTGCAAGCATAGAAACATTAGTCAGAGTTGGTATAGAGAAGGAGCATGGATTGAGCCCAGATTCAAAAATGGTTGTACTACATGACTTCGCACCTTGCGTAGACGACGAACTCGAG GTGAAAAGAGGAcaaattgtaaatgttttgtatcGAGAAAACGACTGGGTTTATGTTATTGTGACTGATTCAAGACGAGAGGGCTTCATACCACACTCATACTGTGCTCCATGTGACCACCATGACTTGAAAAAGAAACTCCCAAGAAGCAGATCACCAACTGATTTGGCACATAGGGATGTGTCACA GCTGTCATTATCTGATGGAGCAACAAATGATGGTCATTCCGAATTGGGAAGTGAAGGGGAGGCTTGTCCATTCAGCAAAGATCCATCGGGGAGATATGTGGTGTTGTACACATTCACAGCTAGAGATGAAAATGATGTTGATGTTGAACGAGGGGAATTTGTAACAG tcCTTAATAGAGAGGATCCGGACTGGTACTGGATTGTCAGGAGTGATGGACAAGAAGGTTTCATACCTTCCGGCTTCGTATACCCAGCTGTTGTTCAAC caaCACAACAAGACACTACACAGACGATATCGTCGCCGGCGGCTAACTCTAATAACACGACCAACAACAACACGAACATATCAAACGACGACGGCAGATATCACGGGACTGAACTAGTCATGCTCTACGATTATAAG gctCAAGCCCCGGACGATTTATCAGTGAAGCGCGGTGAATGGGTTTACGCAGATCTGACCCAGCAGACAGTAGAGGGTTGGTTATGGGCTCACGCTCCCAAGTCGAGAAGATCAGGATTCATACCTACTGCATACGCCCGACCACCTCATACGACAGCACTATGA
- the LOC116777413 gene encoding small ribosomal subunit protein uS15m codes for MLRRLISSFVQIRGVKQLVDTKWVRPEYVPAYKPERSGDLEGLPMIPPSALPEEYALSDEIKNASEAVKQIFSIEHRGKKEYNKLVQKELINRIRRHQYDENTAETRIARITGHIRCLQDTLEKYPRNVKAKQTAQELIDRRKKLLKYLRQYDYKKFEWLLEKLNIVYKAHPESLHKLSRKESLRKLTEMHCEDIRQGKLAEYKNLLESQQGPFLKDKIDALKLIRSEQIELQLPITVTEQDIKKVEQQYEEWKVKDDLKQQARKKKKNLLLE; via the exons ATGTTACGTCGTTTAATATCATCGTTTGTACAAATCCGAGGTGTAAAACAATTGGTCGATACAAAATGGGTTAGACCTGAATATGTACCAGCTTATAAGCCAGAGAGATCTGGCGATCTTGAGGGTTTACCAATGATACCTCCCAGTGCTCTACCTGAAGAATATGCGCTAAGTgacgaaattaaaaa TGCGTCGGAAGCAGTGAAGCAAATATTTTCCATTGAACATAGAGGGAAAAAAGAATACAACAAGCTCGTGCAAAAGGAATTGATAAATAGAATAAGAAGACACCAATACGACGAGAACACAGCAGAGACGAGAA TTGCAAGAATAACGGGTCACATCCGCTGCTTGCAAGATACATTAGAAAAATATCCAAGAAATGTGAAGGCTAAg CAAACAGCCCAAGAACTTATAGATAGAAGGAAAAAGCTGTTGAAATACCTCCGGCAAtatgattacaaaaaatttgaatGGCTACTAGAGaaacttaatattgtttataaagcaCATCCAGA gtcCTTACACAAGCTGTCACGTAAGGAGTCGTTACGAAAATTAACTGAAATGCATTGCGAGGACATCCGTCAGGGGAAATTAgcggaatataaaaatttactggaGAGTCAACAAGGTCCGTTCCTTAAAGACAAAATTGATGCTTTAAAACTGATAAGAAGCGAGCAGATTGAATTGCAACTACCGATAACTGTAACGGAACAGGATATTAAGAAAGTAGAGCAACAATACGAAGAATGGAAAGTCAAGGACGACCTTAAGCAACaggccaggaagaagaagaaaaaccTTCTATtggaataa